The proteins below are encoded in one region of Reichenbachiella sp. 5M10:
- a CDS encoding HAMP domain-containing sensor histidine kinase, whose translation MILFGLFSYSDKSEAEMAVEIESTVADYLTRIDAVVTTIDSGVVLNLPKDIDYFVYNVRGDVLFWSDNSFIPPFEFFPFRTSDHIIVNEQGEFLYKKERILWGQQEAYAVVMTKIRRKYNQSSTYLADVYNRNIIRHNINITEDPNSIPIKYEGDTLFNIECSGNTFYNERVNALITGLLFVLLLSVVLLVFQGSYWVNRRFGFLAGFGSLLVWLMAMRMVMYVLVLPSTFVKLSVFEQSVFTYNWFYFTLGDSIINFSALALLMMFAILYGRSMISRLSSRWIMAMGVVMLFLTYFTLFVLLNSISLLLSHSQISLDIASTMDFNLERASAYALIGLLAILFFGVHYLAYQILSQLHASKRELNTLQVICGLVSSVLFFWESNFLLAFGLNVIYILGLYTFDMPQSLKTLKFDSINYLLFTVVLISIGGAFEIYKSHDRNELYRMQKFATYLQVDRDVEGEYLLSNILSQIRQDIIVNSKMMNPQSQLRSIERKIQRTYLNTYFSDYEIDIYLFDKEGVGMSKKYKGLSIGQVKRRYSADEYQTSYENIYYDRHMDINKRKRYICFTNVERYGDINGYVEIELSLKKFSSRRVLPQLLMDRSIRSSSSFDYAMITNGEFLYVSGDYPYESDFDMEWLENESIYDRGLERKGYLHLAGAVGGKVTVVSAPLYKTRDVVSNFSFLFIFLLAITSVISGGRYLSSGMDTKLSFSTKILIFTGGSFVIPLVLVAVAILSSTDSSYRKEIDKSNLKRTLLLAENLNDNFFEFEIQKSTREELENSVAELATNASMDINVYDTNGKMMASSTPEIFESGIISEYMSPKALKSLVQEKKEQIALQEKIGTFVYKTIYVSIYSPDDGSVLGYLAAPYFGSRNHLESQQLIVFSNIIIIFSFVFMISVGIAYYVISRLTKPIMIIADRLHDTGFVQENQPIDWVSDDEIGVLVQEYNNMLGKLEATKAELARTEKEAAWREMAKQVAHEIKNPLTPMKLTIQHLHRILGPDKDKKSLEILLSQIDTLDEIVTSFSHFAKMPTPIKEPFDIDQVLEKSVDLHVDKNIKLSIEEVSCQVLGDKKLFGRIFNNLILNAFQAMKNLEDPELQVSLKSSATDVLIYFKDRGEGIPEEIREKVFIPNFSTKETGSGIGLAVAKRGIEHAGGNIWFESEAGKGTIFFIRMDKYQPVE comes from the coding sequence TTGATTTTATTCGGGTTGTTTTCCTATTCGGACAAGTCAGAGGCAGAGATGGCGGTAGAGATCGAATCTACCGTAGCGGATTACTTGACGCGTATCGACGCAGTAGTGACCACCATAGATAGCGGAGTAGTACTCAACCTGCCCAAGGATATTGACTATTTCGTGTACAATGTGCGTGGGGATGTCCTTTTTTGGTCTGACAATTCTTTTATTCCTCCTTTCGAATTTTTTCCTTTTCGCACGAGCGACCATATTATCGTCAATGAACAGGGTGAGTTTCTCTATAAGAAGGAGAGGATTCTTTGGGGTCAGCAGGAAGCCTATGCTGTAGTGATGACCAAGATTCGACGCAAGTACAACCAATCGAGTACTTACCTTGCGGATGTTTACAACCGAAACATCATTCGGCACAATATCAACATTACCGAGGATCCCAATTCGATTCCGATCAAGTATGAAGGGGATACCCTGTTCAATATCGAGTGCAGTGGCAATACATTCTACAATGAACGAGTAAACGCCTTGATTACGGGGCTGTTGTTTGTCCTTTTGCTCTCGGTTGTATTGTTGGTTTTTCAGGGATCATATTGGGTCAATCGGCGCTTTGGTTTTTTGGCTGGATTCGGGAGTTTGCTGGTATGGTTGATGGCCATGCGTATGGTGATGTATGTATTGGTTTTGCCGAGTACGTTTGTCAAGTTGAGTGTTTTCGAGCAGAGTGTTTTTACTTACAATTGGTTTTATTTTACTCTAGGAGATAGTATCATCAATTTTTCGGCGCTTGCTCTTTTGATGATGTTTGCGATTTTGTACGGTAGGTCGATGATCAGTCGGTTGAGTTCTAGGTGGATCATGGCTATGGGGGTAGTGATGCTCTTTCTGACATACTTTACCTTGTTTGTCCTTCTCAACTCTATTAGTCTCTTGCTGTCGCATTCGCAAATCTCTTTGGATATCGCGAGTACGATGGATTTCAACTTGGAGCGGGCGTCTGCTTATGCATTGATTGGCTTGTTGGCGATACTCTTTTTTGGTGTACATTATTTAGCGTATCAGATTTTGTCCCAGCTCCATGCTTCCAAAAGAGAACTCAATACATTGCAAGTGATATGTGGTCTGGTTTCGTCTGTTCTCTTCTTTTGGGAATCCAACTTCTTGTTAGCCTTTGGGCTCAATGTCATTTATATCCTTGGGCTTTATACCTTTGATATGCCACAGAGTTTGAAGACGCTCAAGTTTGATAGCATCAATTACTTGCTCTTCACGGTGGTGCTCATTTCTATCGGTGGTGCCTTTGAGATCTACAAATCACATGATCGAAACGAGCTCTATCGTATGCAGAAGTTTGCGACGTATCTGCAAGTGGACCGAGACGTAGAAGGAGAATACTTGCTCTCTAATATACTTAGTCAGATTCGGCAAGATATCATTGTCAATAGCAAAATGATGAATCCGCAGAGTCAATTGCGTAGTATAGAGCGCAAAATTCAGAGGACCTATCTCAATACCTATTTTAGTGATTACGAGATCGATATTTATCTCTTTGATAAAGAAGGTGTGGGGATGTCCAAGAAATATAAAGGACTGTCGATCGGTCAGGTCAAGCGGAGATATAGTGCGGATGAGTACCAGACCTCTTATGAAAATATCTATTATGACCGGCATATGGATATTAACAAGCGCAAGCGTTACATCTGTTTTACTAATGTGGAGCGCTATGGGGACATCAATGGCTATGTCGAGATTGAGTTGAGTCTCAAAAAGTTTTCTTCGCGCCGTGTATTGCCGCAGTTGTTGATGGATCGAAGCATTAGATCGAGCAGTAGTTTTGATTATGCGATGATTACGAATGGAGAATTCCTATATGTGTCTGGTGATTATCCCTATGAGTCGGATTTTGATATGGAGTGGTTGGAAAACGAAAGCATCTATGACCGAGGGCTCGAACGAAAGGGATATTTGCATCTGGCAGGAGCAGTAGGGGGCAAGGTGACTGTCGTGTCTGCGCCGCTGTACAAAACTCGAGATGTGGTCTCCAACTTCTCATTCCTATTCATATTTCTACTGGCGATCACCAGTGTGATTAGTGGAGGCCGCTATTTGTCAAGCGGTATGGATACTAAATTGAGTTTCTCTACCAAGATTCTGATATTTACGGGTGGGTCCTTTGTGATACCATTGGTTTTGGTAGCGGTGGCGATTTTGTCTTCTACAGACAGCTCATATCGCAAAGAAATCGATAAATCCAATTTGAAGAGAACGCTACTCTTGGCAGAGAATCTCAACGATAATTTTTTTGAATTTGAGATTCAAAAAAGTACTCGGGAGGAATTGGAAAATAGCGTAGCGGAGTTGGCAACCAATGCCTCTATGGATATCAATGTCTATGACACGAATGGAAAGATGATGGCATCCAGTACGCCCGAGATTTTCGAGTCGGGGATCATCTCCGAATATATGAGTCCCAAAGCTCTCAAATCTCTCGTTCAGGAGAAAAAAGAACAAATTGCACTGCAAGAGAAAATAGGAACTTTCGTCTACAAGACGATTTATGTCAGTATCTATTCTCCAGATGACGGAAGTGTCTTGGGGTATCTTGCTGCTCCATATTTCGGTTCTCGAAATCACCTTGAGAGTCAACAACTCATCGTGTTTAGCAACATCATTATTATTTTTTCCTTTGTTTTCATGATTTCCGTGGGGATTGCATACTATGTCATATCTCGCTTGACCAAGCCTATTATGATCATAGCGGATAGACTACACGATACAGGGTTTGTACAAGAAAACCAGCCGATCGATTGGGTTTCGGATGATGAGATCGGGGTGCTTGTCCAGGAATACAACAACATGCTGGGGAAACTGGAAGCGACCAAGGCCGAACTGGCTAGGACAGAGAAAGAGGCAGCTTGGCGCGAAATGGCCAAACAAGTGGCTCATGAAATCAAAAACCCACTGACCCCTATGAAACTGACGATACAGCATTTGCATCGAATATTGGGGCCAGACAAAGACAAAAAGTCTTTAGAGATATTGCTAAGCCAGATAGATACTCTCGACGAAATCGTTACTTCTTTCAGTCACTTTGCCAAAATGCCTACGCCGATCAAAGAGCCTTTTGATATTGATCAAGTGTTGGAGAAATCTGTCGACTTACATGTGGACAAAAACATCAAATTGAGCATAGAAGAGGTGAGTTGTCAGGTGCTGGGGGATAAAAAGCTGTTTGGCAGAATTTTCAATAATTTGATCTTGAATGCCTTTCAGGCTATGAAAAATCTTGAGGATCCAGAGCTGCAAGTTAGTCTCAAATCCAGTGCTACGGATGTGCTTATTTATTTTAAAGATCGAGGAGAGGGTATCCCAGAGGAGATCAGGGAGAAGGTTTTTATACCTAATTTTAGCACAAAGGAAACCGGTTCGGGGATAGGTTTGGCGGTGGCAAAGCGCGGTATTGAGCATGCGGGAGGCAATATCTGGTTTGAATCAGAAGCAGGCAAAGGCACCATTTTCTTTATTCGAATGGATAAGTATCAGCCTGTAGAATAG
- a CDS encoding DUF983 domain-containing protein has product MFKTSLFHKWYDREMEKNCKVCHQAFEPEPGFYYGAMFVSYAFSVAITFVVGMVLFHVFGDPEMWVYVVSLLGVVGLVWPLMYRYSRAIFLHVFGGIRFDAKYAND; this is encoded by the coding sequence ATGTTTAAGACAAGTCTGTTTCACAAGTGGTATGACCGTGAGATGGAGAAAAATTGTAAGGTTTGTCATCAGGCCTTTGAGCCCGAGCCAGGGTTTTATTATGGGGCGATGTTTGTGAGTTATGCCTTTTCAGTAGCCATCACTTTTGTCGTTGGGATGGTACTCTTTCATGTGTTTGGGGATCCTGAGATGTGGGTGTATGTCGTGAGTTTACTGGGAGTTGTGGGCTTGGTTTGGCCGCTCATGTATCGTTATTCACGAGCGATTTTTTTGCATGTTTTTGGGGGGATACGATTTGATGCCAAGTATGCAAATGACTAA
- a CDS encoding DUF420 domain-containing protein: MKNKRIAMITVAVISLVVPALVAVLIYSPYKISSEYVWLSSIPGFNASINSITALLLLIGGVMAKKGNYTLHKVCMAISLALGVCFLLAYVTYHATMPSAIFGDVNLDGVLDADEQLNISGLRTVYLTILLSHILLSAAVVPFVLLAFYFAIAKEFDRHVKIVKFTWPIWLYVSVTGVIVYLLASPYYPS; the protein is encoded by the coding sequence ATGAAAAACAAGAGAATAGCGATGATTACCGTAGCGGTCATTTCGCTTGTGGTACCCGCTTTGGTTGCGGTATTGATTTACTCACCTTATAAGATTTCATCAGAGTATGTGTGGTTGAGTAGTATTCCAGGGTTCAATGCTTCGATCAATTCCATCACAGCACTATTGTTGTTGATTGGAGGTGTCATGGCCAAAAAGGGGAATTATACCCTACATAAAGTGTGTATGGCAATTTCTTTGGCATTGGGGGTCTGTTTTTTGTTGGCGTACGTGACATATCATGCGACGATGCCTTCTGCGATATTTGGGGACGTTAACTTGGATGGGGTATTGGACGCGGATGAACAACTAAATATTTCTGGTTTGCGGACTGTATATTTGACGATTTTATTGTCGCATATTTTACTTTCGGCAGCAGTAGTACCGTTTGTATTGTTGGCCTTTTACTTTGCGATCGCCAAAGAGTTTGATCGGCACGTAAAAATCGTGAAATTTACTTGGCCGATTTGGTTGTATGTATCCGTGACTGGTGTGATTGTATACCTGTTGGCGAGTCCATATTACCCCTCTTGA
- a CDS encoding cytochrome C oxidase subunit IV family protein: MEQETNSLEIIPADKEKIKKIWMVTGILFLATVVEFIIAFTVDAGMFKTTIFILLTVFKAFYIIGEFMHLSHEKKGLVWCIVGPVAFLLWLIGAFWIQGEAVYAAIFGG; this comes from the coding sequence ATGGAACAAGAAACAAATAGCCTGGAAATTATTCCAGCAGATAAAGAGAAAATCAAGAAAATATGGATGGTTACAGGAATTCTTTTCCTAGCGACTGTCGTGGAGTTTATCATCGCTTTTACTGTAGATGCAGGGATGTTTAAAACTACCATATTTATCCTATTGACCGTTTTCAAAGCATTTTATATCATTGGTGAGTTTATGCACTTGTCACATGAGAAAAAGGGACTGGTTTGGTGTATTGTGGGGCCTGTAGCATTTTTGCTATGGCTGATAGGTGCATTTTGGATTCAAGGAGAAGCTGTTTATGCCGCGATATTTGGCGGATAA
- a CDS encoding cytochrome c oxidase subunit 3: MAGTAVVVDSNENLWNGGAEPMKASYGKLMMWFFLLSDAFTFTSLLATYGYIRFANPAYEGKIEDFVFSQEYWPIPEMVFNAVPFLHGVHLPLVFVGIMTFILIMSSVTMVLAVDAGHRNDKAAVEKWMLWTILGGLTFLGCQAWEWAHFIHGTEAGGQMLDGSFFHGANLSMNQYGPPNFAALFFFITGFHGFHVFSGVVINFIIFYQATVGKLERRGTYEMVEKVGLYWHFVDLVWVFVFTFFYLV; the protein is encoded by the coding sequence ATGGCTGGAACGGCAGTAGTAGTAGATAGCAATGAAAACCTTTGGAACGGAGGGGCTGAGCCAATGAAGGCGAGTTATGGAAAACTGATGATGTGGTTTTTTCTGCTTTCAGATGCTTTTACTTTCACCTCATTGTTGGCGACTTACGGGTATATTCGCTTTGCGAATCCCGCTTACGAAGGTAAAATAGAGGATTTTGTTTTCTCACAGGAGTATTGGCCGATACCAGAGATGGTTTTCAATGCCGTACCTTTCTTGCACGGTGTGCATTTGCCATTGGTTTTTGTGGGAATCATGACTTTTATCTTGATTATGAGTAGTGTGACTATGGTTTTGGCTGTAGACGCAGGACATAGAAACGATAAAGCGGCAGTAGAAAAGTGGATGCTTTGGACGATTCTCGGAGGGTTGACATTCTTGGGATGTCAAGCATGGGAGTGGGCACACTTTATCCATGGTACTGAGGCGGGTGGTCAGATGTTGGACGGCTCGTTCTTTCATGGTGCCAATTTGTCAATGAACCAATATGGCCCTCCAAATTTTGCGGCATTATTTTTCTTCATTACTGGATTTCACGGATTTCACGTGTTTAGTGGGGTGGTGATTAACTTTATCATATTCTATCAAGCAACGGTAGGCAAGCTCGAAAGAAGAGGAACCTATGAAATGGTTGAGAAAGTGGGATTGTACTGGCACTTTGTAGATTTGGTATGGGTATTTGTATTTACCTTCTTCTATTTGGTATAA
- a CDS encoding cytochrome c oxidase subunit 3, which produces MALKKEATEGFRMHPKKFALWLFIVSVVMMFAALTSAYVVKQSSGVWSDFELPFMFDVTTGIVIGSSVFMHLAFLAGKKDEIKKMRLFLMLTVVTGIAFLIGQLVAWQELVDEGVFFVGNPAGSFVYVLSGVHGFHLVTGVIFLIVVAVAAYKYRVHSKSMVQLEMCTTYWHFLGGLWLYLYLFLTLNH; this is translated from the coding sequence ATGGCTCTCAAGAAAGAAGCAACCGAGGGGTTTCGAATGCACCCGAAGAAATTTGCCTTGTGGCTCTTCATCGTTTCGGTGGTGATGATGTTTGCAGCACTGACCAGTGCATATGTGGTCAAACAATCCAGTGGTGTGTGGTCGGATTTCGAATTGCCATTCATGTTTGACGTGACTACAGGGATTGTGATTGGGAGCAGTGTATTTATGCACTTGGCTTTTTTGGCAGGCAAGAAAGACGAGATAAAGAAAATGCGGCTTTTTTTGATGCTGACAGTAGTGACGGGTATTGCTTTTTTGATAGGGCAGTTGGTTGCTTGGCAAGAATTGGTGGATGAAGGAGTTTTTTTTGTGGGAAACCCTGCGGGATCCTTTGTTTATGTACTGTCTGGAGTACATGGCTTTCATCTAGTGACGGGAGTGATTTTTCTGATTGTCGTGGCAGTAGCCGCGTACAAATATCGAGTACATTCTAAGAGCATGGTTCAACTGGAAATGTGTACAACTTATTGGCATTTTTTAGGTGGACTTTGGTTGTATTTATACTTATTTTTGACACTTAATCATTAA
- the cyoE gene encoding heme o synthase: protein MHSENMEVLAVSSMSKFSAYIELLKPRLSFLVAFSSGFGYMLASHSDVNWMTLALLSLGGFLVSGASVTINQVIEVSYDAMMERTKSRPLPTGKISKNEAIVYAILVAIVGLTLLYVTTNPMTAILSLISLILYSFLYTPLKRVGPIAVFVGAIPGALPPLLGWVAATGTISHEALIIFGIQFIWQFPHFWAIAWVADKDYKKAGFKLLPNQGKKDLNTAINIMVYTLFLLPLGLLPAYFGITGINSAIIATICGVGFLAQTFSLMRDNSDKAALKIMFGSFLYLPIVQIAFLLDKI from the coding sequence ATGCATAGTGAAAACATGGAAGTGTTGGCGGTAAGTAGTATGAGCAAGTTTTCGGCATACATAGAGTTGTTGAAGCCTAGGTTGTCGTTTTTAGTAGCCTTTTCGTCGGGGTTTGGTTACATGCTGGCTTCCCATTCGGATGTAAACTGGATGACACTGGCCTTGTTGTCCTTAGGTGGTTTTTTGGTGTCAGGGGCTTCTGTGACAATCAATCAAGTGATAGAAGTCAGTTATGACGCGATGATGGAGCGTACTAAATCTCGTCCATTGCCTACAGGTAAAATTTCTAAGAATGAAGCTATTGTTTATGCTATACTGGTAGCAATAGTGGGATTAACATTGCTGTATGTGACAACTAACCCAATGACAGCCATACTGTCGTTGATTTCATTGATTTTGTATAGTTTTTTGTATACTCCGCTCAAGCGAGTAGGCCCTATAGCAGTATTTGTGGGAGCGATACCAGGGGCATTGCCACCATTGTTGGGTTGGGTAGCTGCTACGGGAACTATCAGTCATGAGGCATTGATTATTTTTGGTATACAGTTTATTTGGCAGTTTCCTCATTTTTGGGCGATTGCTTGGGTTGCAGATAAAGATTATAAAAAAGCGGGGTTTAAGCTGCTCCCAAATCAAGGCAAAAAGGATTTGAATACTGCGATCAATATAATGGTTTATACATTGTTTTTGTTGCCTTTGGGTTTGTTGCCGGCTTACTTTGGGATCACGGGTATCAATTCGGCGATTATCGCTACGATATGTGGTGTGGGTTTTTTGGCCCAGACCTTTAGTTTGATGCGGGACAATTCTGACAAAGCAGCTTTGAAAATTATGTTTGGTTCATTTTTGTATCTGCCAATTGTGCAGATCGCCTTTTTATTAGATAAGATATAG
- a CDS encoding heme A synthase, whose translation MKKEPNKGLFRRFNLITIIAVYLLILVGGIVRSTGSGMGCPDWPKCFGSYTPPTDVSQLPDDYQEIYAQKRIEKNERLASVLDAIGLTQLAQEVVDGESVQKEQEFNFTKTWIEYINRLVGVLIGFLIILCCVFSWTYWASDKGVVFLSLSALVLVIFQGWTGSLVVSTNLLPGLITFHMVLAIALIALLIYTRFHTRKNHIEGVVDYKPFKVRRLLRVCMILFFAQVLLGTQVREAVDLIAIKLGEASRWEWIDQLGIIFYIHRSYSIILLLLHGILIYRLTKSVKSFPMAKNYVWSLLVLVVLEIMTGVVLSYFALPYFIQPVHLLLALVIFGVQYFLYLIISEKSTDLT comes from the coding sequence ATGAAAAAAGAGCCTAATAAAGGGTTATTTAGAAGATTTAATTTAATTACGATCATTGCCGTTTACTTATTAATCTTAGTAGGCGGCATTGTTCGTAGTACAGGGTCAGGTATGGGGTGTCCGGATTGGCCCAAATGTTTTGGATCTTATACACCTCCGACAGATGTGAGTCAATTGCCTGATGATTATCAGGAAATCTATGCACAGAAGCGGATTGAAAAAAACGAAAGGCTCGCCTCGGTGCTTGATGCTATTGGTTTGACTCAATTGGCTCAGGAAGTGGTTGATGGAGAGTCCGTTCAGAAGGAGCAGGAGTTTAATTTTACCAAGACATGGATCGAATACATCAACCGCTTGGTGGGTGTATTGATTGGATTTTTGATCATTCTGTGTTGCGTCTTTTCTTGGACATATTGGGCCTCTGACAAGGGAGTGGTATTCCTATCTTTGAGCGCTTTGGTTTTGGTGATTTTTCAAGGATGGACCGGGTCTCTAGTGGTGAGTACCAATTTGCTGCCAGGACTGATTACTTTCCATATGGTATTGGCAATTGCTCTGATTGCGTTGTTGATTTATACACGATTTCACACGAGGAAAAATCATATTGAGGGAGTAGTCGACTATAAGCCTTTCAAAGTAAGAAGGCTACTGCGTGTATGTATGATTCTATTCTTTGCGCAGGTATTGTTGGGCACACAGGTACGTGAAGCCGTAGACTTGATAGCGATCAAGTTGGGCGAGGCAAGCCGGTGGGAGTGGATCGATCAATTGGGTATTATATTTTACATCCATAGATCGTATTCTATTATCCTTTTGCTGCTGCATGGGATATTGATATATCGATTGACCAAGAGTGTGAAGAGTTTTCCAATGGCGAAAAATTACGTTTGGAGCTTGTTGGTTTTAGTGGTGTTGGAAATTATGACAGGGGTGGTTTTGTCGTATTTTGCTTTGCCTTATTTTATCCAGCCTGTACATCTACTCTTGGCACTAGTTATTTTTGGTGTTCAGTACTTTTTGTATTTAATCATCAGTGAGAAATCAACTGATTTAACATAG
- a CDS encoding cbb3-type cytochrome c oxidase subunit I, giving the protein MAVTEVQLDEHVDHAAHDEHEHHGNFVTNYIFSQDHKVIGKQFLIAGIFWAIIGGGLSIIFRLQLGFPDMNLEWLRPLLGEWITDAGKIDTEFYLALVTMHGTIMVFFVLTAGLSGTFSNFLIPLQIGARDMASGFMNMLSFWFFMLSSIIMFISLFISTGPAAGGWTIYPPLSALPQAISGSGLGMTLWLVSMVFFIASQLLGGINYISTVINLRTKGMSFTKMPLTIWAFFLTAVLGLLSFPVLVAAALLLVFDRSFGTSFYLSDIFIGGEALPNTGGSPILFQHLFWFLGHPEVYIIIMPALGISSEIISTNSRKPIFGYRAMIASLMGIGVLSFVVWAHHMFVTGMSPFLGSIFMILTLVIAVPSAIKAFNYITTLWQGNIRFTTAMLFSIGLVSLFISGGVTGIFLGNSALDIFLHDTYFVVAHFHLVMGSAAFFGMVAGIYHWFPKMFGRMLDEKLGYIHFWLTFVGVYMVFFPLHYIGIAGFPRRYYSFTNFDAFSDFADLNMFVTVAAILTFSAQFIFLFNFFYSMYRGKKASLNPWESNTLEWTTPREPGHGNWPGEIPTVYRWPYDYSKPGSASDFIPQTVPYSNTPESNLPHEAEEAKNEKV; this is encoded by the coding sequence ATGGCAGTTACTGAAGTACAATTAGATGAGCATGTAGATCATGCTGCACATGATGAGCATGAGCATCATGGCAATTTTGTGACAAATTATATTTTCTCACAAGATCACAAAGTCATTGGTAAGCAGTTTTTGATAGCTGGTATTTTTTGGGCAATCATTGGTGGTGGGCTTTCTATCATTTTTAGGTTGCAGCTTGGTTTTCCGGACATGAATTTGGAGTGGTTGAGGCCATTGCTGGGTGAGTGGATCACGGATGCGGGCAAAATTGACACGGAGTTTTATTTGGCACTAGTGACCATGCATGGTACGATCATGGTGTTCTTTGTGTTGACGGCTGGTTTGAGTGGTACCTTTAGTAACTTCTTGATTCCTTTACAGATTGGCGCGAGAGATATGGCTTCTGGATTCATGAATATGCTGTCTTTTTGGTTTTTCATGTTGTCCAGTATTATCATGTTCATTTCGTTATTCATCTCTACTGGCCCAGCGGCAGGAGGATGGACGATTTACCCTCCGTTGAGTGCATTGCCACAGGCCATATCTGGTTCGGGGTTGGGAATGACACTATGGTTGGTTTCGATGGTTTTCTTTATCGCATCCCAGCTTTTGGGAGGTATCAACTATATCAGTACGGTGATCAACTTGAGAACCAAAGGGATGTCATTTACTAAAATGCCATTGACTATCTGGGCGTTTTTCTTGACGGCTGTTCTTGGTTTGTTGTCATTTCCAGTATTGGTAGCAGCAGCCTTGCTGTTAGTCTTCGATAGATCATTTGGAACTAGCTTTTATCTTTCTGATATTTTTATAGGGGGAGAGGCATTGCCTAACACTGGAGGTAGCCCAATTTTGTTTCAACATTTGTTTTGGTTCCTAGGTCACCCAGAGGTTTACATTATTATTATGCCGGCTTTGGGGATTAGTTCTGAGATCATTTCTACCAATTCACGTAAGCCTATTTTTGGTTATAGAGCTATGATTGCGTCTCTGATGGGGATTGGGGTCTTATCTTTTGTCGTATGGGCTCACCATATGTTTGTGACAGGTATGAGCCCATTCTTGGGATCTATTTTTATGATATTGACGTTGGTTATTGCTGTACCTTCAGCGATCAAAGCCTTCAACTATATAACCACTCTATGGCAGGGTAACATCCGCTTCACCACAGCGATGTTGTTCTCGATAGGTTTGGTGTCTTTGTTTATATCCGGTGGTGTTACAGGTATATTTTTAGGAAATTCGGCACTGGATATTTTCTTACATGACACCTACTTTGTAGTGGCTCACTTTCACCTAGTGATGGGTAGTGCTGCATTCTTTGGTATGGTGGCAGGGATTTACCACTGGTTCCCTAAGATGTTTGGTAGAATGCTAGATGAAAAATTGGGCTATATTCACTTCTGGTTGACTTTTGTGGGGGTATATATGGTGTTTTTCCCATTGCACTACATCGGTATTGCAGGATTCCCAAGACGTTATTATTCATTCACCAATTTTGATGCTTTTTCGGATTTTGCAGATTTGAACATGTTCGTAACGGTTGCTGCTATTTTGACATTTAGTGCGCAGTTCATCTTCTTGTTCAACTTCTTCTACAGTATGTATAGAGGCAAGAAGGCTTCGTTGAATCCATGGGAATCTAATACGCTCGAGTGGACGACTCCAAGAGAACCAGGTCACGGTAACTGGCCAGGTGAGATTCCGACGGTGTACAGATGGCCATATGACTATAGCAAGCCGGGTTCAGCCTCTGATTTTATTCCTCAGACTGTTCCTTATTCAAATACACCTGAATCCAACCTACCTCATGAAGCTGAAGAAGCGAAGAATGAAAAGGTCTAA